From one Rhizobium rosettiformans genomic stretch:
- a CDS encoding GntP family permease, whose amino-acid sequence MGLLGILLGLALIMVLAFRSWTILLLAPLAAAVAALFSGQPMLAHWTQTFMPAAAGFVAQFFPLFLLGALFGKLMDDSGSVSAIADYMTRRLGPSRAILAVVAAGAMVTYGGVSLFVAFFVLAPMGQALFKAGSVPRRLLPAALALGTSTFTMSAMPGTPAIQNAIPMPFFGTTPFAAPGLGIIASIIMAAIGLGWLSFRERQAKARGEGYGAAEKGSAVSRELASTAREFDPAEISRAGSWGGRPPIGLAILPLVLVVVVNLILTQFVLPSMDFDFLSQPAWGETTLSAVGGVWSVALALLVACIVLVAMNRRRFRNLRESIDSGATAAVLPIMSVASLVGFGAVVAALPAFEMVRDWVLGIGGGPLVSLAVATNILAALTGSASGGMTIALQALGPTFMQIASDTGLDPALMHRVAVIASGTLDSLPHNGAVVTMLAVCGCTHRESYLDIVMAAIVSALVALVAVIVLGTAFGSF is encoded by the coding sequence CTGGGTCTGCTGGGTATTCTGTTGGGCCTTGCCCTGATCATGGTGCTTGCGTTCCGCAGTTGGACAATCCTGCTGCTGGCGCCTTTGGCTGCTGCGGTGGCGGCGCTTTTTTCCGGTCAGCCGATGCTGGCGCACTGGACGCAGACCTTCATGCCTGCGGCGGCGGGGTTTGTGGCGCAGTTCTTTCCGCTTTTCCTGCTGGGCGCATTGTTCGGCAAGCTGATGGACGACAGCGGATCGGTTTCAGCGATCGCCGATTACATGACGCGCCGGCTCGGCCCCTCGCGGGCGATCCTTGCCGTGGTGGCTGCGGGCGCGATGGTCACCTATGGCGGTGTCAGCCTGTTTGTGGCGTTCTTCGTTCTGGCGCCAATGGGGCAGGCGCTGTTCAAGGCGGGAAGCGTGCCGCGCAGGCTGCTTCCGGCGGCACTCGCGCTTGGAACCTCGACCTTCACCATGTCGGCCATGCCGGGAACGCCTGCGATCCAGAACGCGATTCCGATGCCGTTCTTTGGTACCACCCCCTTTGCCGCACCTGGGCTTGGCATCATAGCCAGCATCATCATGGCGGCCATCGGCCTGGGCTGGCTTTCCTTCCGCGAACGTCAGGCCAAGGCGCGGGGCGAGGGTTATGGCGCGGCCGAAAAAGGCTCCGCCGTCTCGCGCGAGCTGGCCAGCACCGCACGCGAGTTTGACCCTGCCGAGATCAGCCGCGCCGGATCCTGGGGCGGGCGGCCACCGATCGGCCTGGCCATTCTGCCGCTGGTTCTGGTTGTCGTGGTCAACCTGATCCTGACGCAGTTCGTGCTGCCCAGCATGGATTTCGATTTCCTCTCGCAGCCCGCATGGGGCGAAACCACCCTGTCGGCTGTCGGCGGGGTCTGGTCGGTGGCGCTTGCGCTTCTGGTCGCCTGCATCGTGCTGGTTGCCATGAACCGGCGCCGCTTTCGCAATCTGCGCGAAAGCATCGACTCGGGCGCGACGGCCGCAGTACTTCCGATCATGAGCGTGGCAAGCCTTGTGGGGTTCGGCGCGGTCGTGGCGGCCCTGCCTGCGTTCGAGATGGTGCGGGACTGGGTTCTGGGCATCGGAGGCGGGCCGCTCGTGTCACTGGCGGTAGCGACGAACATCCTTGCCGCGTTGACCGGATCGGCTTCGGGCGGGATGACCATTGCGCTGCAGGCCCTTGGCCCCACCTTCATGCAGATCGCGTCAGACACAGGGCTGGACCCTGCGCTGATGCACCGGGTGGCCGTGATCGCCTCGGGTACGCTGGACAGCTTGCCGCATAATGGCGCGGTGGTCACGATGCTTGCGGTCTGTGGCTGCACGCATCGCGAAAGCTATCTGGACATCGTCATGGCCGCCATTGTCAGCGCGCTTGTTGCCCTTGTGGCCGTGATCGTGCTTGGCACAGCCTTCGGTTCCTTCTAA
- a CDS encoding recombinase family protein produces the protein MQKCPRSPYVRVSTTGQTTENQIQEIEAAGFQVEPRRIVTETVSSSTAIAQRRGFSKLMDRLESGDVLIVTKLDRLGRDAIDVSTTVKTLSEMGVKVYCLALGGADLTSSSGTMTMQVLNAVAQFERDLLIERTQSGLRRAKSEGKTLGRPSTLSEEQKQDVREDLANELSVSAIARKFGTSRQTIMRVRDESSRSVRP, from the coding sequence TTGCAGAAATGCCCACGGAGCCCCTATGTCCGCGTCTCCACGACCGGCCAGACCACCGAAAACCAGATTCAGGAAATTGAGGCCGCCGGCTTTCAGGTCGAGCCGCGCCGGATCGTCACCGAGACAGTTTCCAGCAGCACGGCAATCGCGCAGCGCCGTGGCTTTTCCAAACTCATGGACCGGCTGGAATCCGGCGACGTTCTCATTGTCACCAAGCTTGATCGGCTCGGTCGTGACGCCATCGATGTCAGCACCACCGTCAAGACGCTCTCGGAAATGGGCGTGAAGGTCTACTGTCTCGCCCTGGGTGGTGCCGATCTCACAAGTTCCTCCGGCACGATGACCATGCAGGTCCTCAACGCCGTCGCGCAATTTGAACGGGATCTGCTTATCGAACGCACCCAATCCGGCCTCAGGCGCGCGAAGTCCGAAGGCAAAACCCTCGGAAGGCCATCGACACTCAGCGAGGAACAGAAGCAGGATGTGCGGGAGGATCTGGCAAACGAACTGAGCGTTTCCGCCATCGCCCGGAAATTCGGGACCAGTCGTCAGACCATCATGCGAGTCCGGGACGAGAGTTCACGCTCCGTTCGGCCTTAG
- a CDS encoding Tn3 family transposase — protein MARDARILHAREIRRLTSERRYATLTAFVIERQAAITDLAIDMFCKLIGSTRRKAELSRTERRLKEAEILDGVALDHLKLGEALLAARENNTDLASAIAVSLGWDGLTASVAAARSVVRPDRSDEFDELIERHKSLRKLGRLMFGAFSFRSFRPDDPVLKAVDHLRALYSGRKLPAQVPFAFMTRKWRRRVRSDGVTIDLRAWEVAVLVHLRERLRAGDIWVDGSRAWRSFEDYLLPRPIFALMRAEGRLGLAIPDSFAEWRAERTATLDAKLKELARAAAANAIPDAAISDKGLSVSPIREEERDGIVALSRRLYILVPRIRITSLLAEVHSWTRFLDSFTHYRTGETANDEPALMAAILADATNAGAERMAESSRGVTIHQMMLMVDRHLRSETYATATAVLVDAQQAHPFAAVWGDGHISSSDGQFFPAGGRGEASLEYNAKYGKRPGASVYGFLSNRFASFFSRMIQASESEAPYVLDGLLHNESSVEIHEHATDTAGATETTFAMFHGFGYRLIPRIRNLGNRRLFVIDPDAAYDPLGALISGAVNMDVIEQHWDEVLRLKSSIGAGLVPPSVILKKLAASPRQNRLNQALREMGRIERSIFICDWLLDTKLRRRSHAILNKGESRHALARAVFLHQLGELRNRVAETMAYRASGLNLVVNAIILWNTVYLSRAVDYVRTQGIDIPAELLSQVAPLPWAHIALTGDYLWNEIDRPLERFRPIRANRFNPNNFAFP, from the coding sequence ATCGCCCGGGACGCCCGCATTCTGCATGCCCGTGAGATACGACGCCTTACATCCGAGCGCCGCTACGCCACGCTGACGGCGTTCGTCATCGAGAGGCAGGCGGCAATCACCGACCTTGCGATCGACATGTTCTGCAAACTGATCGGCAGCACCCGGCGCAAGGCTGAACTGAGCCGCACAGAACGCCGGCTGAAAGAAGCCGAGATTCTTGATGGGGTGGCGCTCGATCATCTCAAGCTTGGCGAGGCGCTTCTGGCCGCCCGTGAGAACAACACCGATCTCGCATCCGCAATTGCAGTCTCACTCGGCTGGGACGGATTGACCGCCAGCGTGGCCGCAGCCAGGTCCGTCGTGCGCCCCGATCGCAGCGACGAATTCGATGAGCTCATAGAGCGGCACAAATCGCTGCGAAAGCTGGGCAGGCTCATGTTCGGCGCGTTCTCTTTCCGGTCGTTTCGTCCCGATGATCCGGTTTTGAAGGCAGTGGATCATCTGCGTGCGCTCTACAGTGGCAGGAAACTACCCGCGCAGGTGCCGTTCGCGTTCATGACCCGCAAGTGGCGGCGACGTGTGCGCTCGGACGGTGTCACCATCGACCTTCGGGCTTGGGAAGTGGCGGTACTCGTTCACCTTCGGGAGCGCCTGCGGGCCGGTGACATATGGGTTGATGGCAGCCGAGCATGGCGCAGTTTCGAGGATTATCTTCTGCCTCGACCGATCTTTGCCCTGATGCGCGCCGAAGGCCGGCTCGGGCTTGCCATCCCTGACAGCTTTGCCGAATGGCGAGCCGAACGCACCGCCACGCTCGACGCGAAACTCAAAGAGCTGGCAAGGGCGGCGGCCGCCAACGCCATTCCGGATGCGGCTATTTCCGACAAGGGTTTGTCGGTCTCCCCGATCCGCGAGGAGGAGCGTGACGGGATCGTCGCGCTCAGCCGGCGTCTTTACATCCTCGTTCCCCGGATCAGGATCACCAGCCTGCTTGCCGAGGTCCACAGCTGGACCAGGTTCCTTGACAGCTTCACACACTATCGCACCGGCGAGACGGCGAACGACGAGCCGGCGCTGATGGCCGCTATCCTTGCCGACGCCACCAACGCCGGTGCTGAACGCATGGCGGAAAGCTCACGCGGCGTCACGATCCACCAGATGATGCTGATGGTAGATAGGCATCTGCGCTCGGAAACCTATGCTACGGCGACCGCCGTGCTGGTCGATGCGCAGCAGGCTCATCCCTTCGCCGCGGTCTGGGGCGACGGTCATATCTCCTCCTCGGACGGGCAGTTCTTTCCGGCAGGCGGGCGCGGTGAAGCCAGCCTCGAATACAATGCAAAATACGGCAAAAGACCAGGTGCTTCGGTCTATGGCTTCCTGTCCAATCGTTTCGCCTCCTTCTTCTCCCGGATGATCCAGGCGTCCGAGAGCGAAGCGCCCTACGTGCTCGACGGCCTCCTTCACAACGAAAGCTCCGTCGAAATCCATGAGCATGCAACCGATACCGCCGGCGCGACCGAAACGACATTCGCTATGTTCCATGGCTTCGGCTATAGGCTCATTCCTCGTATCCGCAATCTCGGCAATCGCAGGCTCTTCGTCATCGATCCCGACGCGGCGTACGACCCGCTCGGGGCGCTGATCTCGGGAGCCGTCAACATGGATGTCATCGAGCAGCACTGGGATGAGGTCTTGCGGCTGAAGTCATCGATTGGCGCGGGCCTCGTGCCGCCGTCCGTCATCCTCAAGAAGCTTGCCGCATCGCCTCGGCAAAATCGGCTCAATCAGGCGCTACGCGAAATGGGCCGGATTGAACGCTCGATCTTCATCTGCGACTGGTTGCTCGACACCAAGCTCCGGCGCAGATCGCATGCCATCCTCAACAAGGGTGAAAGCCGTCACGCCCTTGCCCGGGCGGTCTTCCTCCACCAGCTTGGCGAGCTGCGCAACCGCGTGGCGGAAACCATGGCCTATCGGGCGTCAGGTCTCAACCTCGTCGTCAACGCCATTATCCTGTGGAACACCGTCTATCTCAGCCGCGCCGTCGATTATGTCCGCACCCAGGGCATCGATATTCCCGCCGAGCTGCTCTCCCAAGTCGCACCACTTCCCTGGGCTCATATCGCACTCACCGGCGACTATCTCTGGAACGAAATTGACCGACCCCTCGAACGCTTCAGGCCGATCCGCGCTAACCGTTTCAATCCAAACAACTTCGCTTTCCCTTAG